From Parasphaerochaeta coccoides DSM 17374, a single genomic window includes:
- a CDS encoding carbohydrate ABC transporter permease, which produces MDAHTKRIIKVNTEKFIFHAVVILLGFIMLYPILWMISNSFKTSAEIFGNSSLIPQSLRWDNYVRGWKFNNAITFGTFFKNSLFYTVVATFGAVMSSAIVAYGFARIPFKGRSFWYACMFVTLMLPYQVVMVPQFIIFHRIGWVNTFLPLIVPHFGGVGFFIFLMVQFIRQIPMELDNAAKIDGCNRPMIFSYVVFPLIKPSLITAVIFSFYWRWDDFLGPLLYLNRPRQFTVSLALRMFSDPQSSTDWPAIFSMGTLSLIPVVLVFIIFQKYIVEGMVTTGIKG; this is translated from the coding sequence ATGGATGCTCACACAAAAAGAATCATAAAGGTCAACACGGAGAAATTTATCTTCCACGCCGTCGTCATCCTCTTGGGTTTCATCATGTTGTATCCCATCCTGTGGATGATTTCAAATTCATTCAAGACAAGCGCTGAGATTTTTGGCAATTCATCCTTGATCCCTCAATCCTTGAGATGGGACAATTATGTGAGGGGATGGAAATTCAACAATGCCATCACTTTCGGTACGTTTTTCAAGAACTCACTGTTCTATACGGTGGTCGCTACCTTCGGGGCTGTGATGTCGTCCGCCATTGTTGCCTATGGTTTTGCCCGCATCCCCTTCAAAGGCCGGTCTTTCTGGTACGCCTGCATGTTCGTGACGCTGATGCTTCCTTATCAGGTCGTCATGGTTCCGCAGTTCATCATCTTCCATAGGATAGGGTGGGTCAACACCTTCCTTCCTCTCATCGTCCCGCATTTCGGAGGCGTAGGGTTCTTCATCTTTCTCATGGTGCAGTTCATCCGCCAGATACCGATGGAGCTGGACAATGCGGCCAAGATAGACGGATGCAACAGGCCAATGATATTCTCATATGTGGTTTTTCCCTTGATTAAGCCGTCCTTGATTACGGCGGTGATTTTCAGCTTCTACTGGAGATGGGATGATTTCCTGGGACCGTTGCTGTATCTGAACAGGCCGCGACAGTTTACCGTATCGCTTGCGTTGCGGATGTTCAGCGACCCTCAATCATCCACTGACTGGCCGGCAATCTTTTCCATGGGTACGTTGTCGCTGATTCCTGTCGTGCTTGTTTTCATCATCTTCCAGAAATATATCGTCGAAGGCATGGTGACGACCGGAATCAAAGGTTAA
- a CDS encoding carbohydrate ABC transporter permease, with translation MGKKQSGALSNASLPLTRGARRARLMTSVSGYAFISPWLIGFLAFSVIPILFSLYYSFTQYDILASPVFNGLANFKRMSSDTLFWQSLKVTFFYAFVSVPLRLVFAFFVAMLFNRGTRAIRFYQMIYYLPSIVGGSIAIAVMWRRLFMADGAINAFLNAIGIPASTSWIGNPDTAIWTLIILAVWQFGSSMLIFLAGLRQVPKDYYEAAEIDGAGRVKRFVHITLPQMTPVIFFNLIMQLINGFTVFTQAFVVSGGMGDPLNSTLVYALYLYQRAFKYYEMGYSSAMAWILVLIIGVMTAIIFKTSDNWVFYETKEGK, from the coding sequence ATGGGGAAAAAACAATCTGGCGCACTGTCGAATGCATCACTACCTCTGACACGTGGAGCAAGACGGGCGCGGCTGATGACGAGCGTTTCAGGATATGCATTCATAAGCCCGTGGTTGATTGGCTTCCTTGCATTTTCCGTGATACCGATTCTTTTTTCATTATACTATTCCTTTACGCAATATGATATCTTGGCTTCCCCCGTGTTCAACGGACTGGCCAACTTCAAGCGCATGTCCAGCGATACATTGTTCTGGCAGTCCTTGAAGGTCACTTTTTTCTACGCCTTTGTATCTGTGCCGTTACGCCTGGTCTTTGCATTTTTTGTCGCGATGCTTTTCAATCGCGGTACACGGGCGATACGTTTCTATCAGATGATTTATTACCTTCCCTCTATTGTAGGAGGAAGCATTGCGATTGCTGTCATGTGGCGGCGTCTTTTCATGGCGGATGGGGCAATCAATGCGTTTCTCAATGCCATAGGCATCCCGGCTTCCACATCATGGATAGGAAATCCTGACACAGCCATCTGGACATTGATTATCCTGGCGGTATGGCAGTTCGGTTCCTCCATGCTCATCTTCCTTGCGGGGTTGCGGCAGGTTCCCAAGGACTATTATGAAGCGGCGGAAATTGACGGCGCGGGACGGGTGAAAAGATTCGTACATATTACGCTTCCCCAGATGACTCCCGTCATTTTCTTCAATCTGATCATGCAGCTGATTAACGGCTTCACCGTCTTCACACAGGCTTTCGTTGTATCCGGGGGCATGGGCGATCCCCTCAACAGTACGCTGGTCTATGCCCTGTACCTGTACCAAAGAGCCTTCAAGTATTATGAAATGGGTTACAGCAGTGCCATGGCCTGGATTCTGGTTCTGATTATCGGCGTCATGACCGCCATCATTTTCAAGACTTCCGACAACTGGGTGTTCTATGAGACAAAGGAGGGGAAATAA
- a CDS encoding ABC transporter substrate-binding protein, producing MRKARIVISLVVVLLLVPAFVFAQGARESAAQTTMRLAWWGNPTRDAKTYAAIDAYTAANPKVTIEPETTGWAGYWDKMNTQAAAGNLPDLMQHDYAYMLQWVTRNQLKDLTPYVNSGVINLSKVADANLSGGRVGGKLYGISLGSNAVCVIYDKALLDQIGISFDDTTWTLADFERISLEVYRKTGVKTLPFFTTDPKVGFDNLIRQTGNPFFAPDGKSLGFTDTTVLREFFAVQLRLLDAGALVSPEIAFVTVSPDEGEFAKRTSWVTYGWSNQVVAEQAAAGRPVEIALMPRIDGSQRPGTFLKPSMFFSIPVSASNPDEAARFLNFFLNDIELNNTVLLGERGVPIPDDVRDAMSQVVDPVNKQIFAFISKASQHSSAIDPPDPAPAGEVLKLFRDVTQEILGKRVSVDAGVAKIMADANAILAR from the coding sequence ATGAGGAAAGCTCGCATTGTAATTTCTTTGGTAGTAGTACTATTGCTGGTTCCAGCATTTGTATTTGCCCAAGGAGCACGGGAGAGTGCTGCGCAAACTACCATGCGCCTGGCGTGGTGGGGAAACCCAACACGTGATGCCAAGACATATGCTGCCATTGACGCATACACGGCAGCAAATCCGAAAGTGACTATTGAACCAGAAACCACAGGGTGGGCAGGATATTGGGATAAGATGAACACCCAGGCGGCGGCTGGAAATCTTCCTGACCTGATGCAGCATGATTATGCGTACATGCTTCAATGGGTCACACGCAACCAACTCAAGGATTTGACTCCTTATGTAAATTCCGGAGTCATCAACCTGAGCAAGGTGGCAGACGCCAACCTGTCCGGTGGCAGGGTCGGTGGAAAACTGTATGGCATCAGCCTGGGATCCAACGCCGTATGTGTCATCTATGACAAGGCACTCCTTGACCAGATAGGTATCAGCTTTGACGATACGACATGGACGCTGGCTGATTTTGAACGCATCTCACTGGAGGTCTATAGGAAGACTGGCGTGAAGACCCTCCCGTTCTTCACCACGGATCCGAAGGTTGGATTTGACAACCTGATTCGGCAGACAGGCAACCCGTTCTTTGCGCCTGACGGCAAGAGTCTTGGTTTCACGGACACCACGGTACTCCGCGAGTTTTTTGCGGTACAGCTTCGCCTGCTTGATGCCGGCGCTTTGGTCAGCCCTGAAATTGCGTTCGTTACCGTTTCTCCTGATGAAGGCGAATTTGCCAAGAGAACGTCATGGGTTACTTATGGTTGGAGCAACCAAGTCGTGGCTGAACAGGCTGCCGCAGGTCGCCCTGTTGAGATAGCCCTGATGCCCCGCATAGATGGTTCACAGAGGCCGGGTACGTTCTTGAAACCTTCCATGTTCTTCTCCATTCCTGTCTCTGCATCGAATCCGGATGAAGCAGCACGCTTCTTGAACTTCTTCCTCAATGATATTGAGCTCAACAATACCGTGTTGCTCGGTGAGCGTGGAGTTCCCATCCCGGACGATGTGCGTGACGCAATGAGTCAGGTCGTCGATCCTGTGAACAAGCAAATCTTTGCGTTCATTTCCAAGGCATCCCAGCATTCCAGCGCCATTGATCCCCCGGATCCTGCGCCTGCCGGAGAAGTCTTGAAGTTGTTCCGCGATGTCACCCAGGAGATTCTGGGCAAGAGAGTTAGTGTGGATGCAGGTGTTGCTAAGATTATGGCGGATGCGAATGCAATCCTTGCCAGGTAA